Within the Leptospira ryugenii genome, the region TCTTAATAATTTCTGAGAAATCATCCACATGCTTTTGTAGGGCCTGAGTTAGATCTTCAATCGACGGCAACAGTTTTTCTGTTACCAGCTTAGCGATACATATATGCATTGCCGTAGGAAAGGTATCATTTGAACTCTGGCCTTTATTTGTATCGTCATTTGGATGGATCGGAAACTTTGAACCAAGCTTCGAACCAGCGAGTTCATTGGCACGGTTAGAGATAACTTCATTGGCATTCATATTTGATTGCGTACCGGAACCGGTTTGCCAAATTACCAGAGGAAAATGTTCATCTAACTTGCCGTCTATGACCTCGCTTGCAGCTTTTACGATGTATTGTGTTTTATCCTCGCTGAGTAGTCCTAATGAGTGATTGGCTAAAGCAGCGGATTTTTTCAAAATACCTAGAGCTTGGATCATTTCCTTTGGAAATCGTTCGCGGCCGATCTTAAAAAAATCCAGAGAACGTTGGGTTTGTGCTCCCCAATACTTATCGGACTCTACGAGAATTTCACCCATAGAGTCTCTCTCGGAACGTCTTTCTATAGTCATTTGTTGATCCCTCCAAACAAGAGATGAGATATTGAATAGCTTGGAAGGGTATTTCTTTTTAATCGATAGAAAAATCTCTGCTATGCTTTCACTTCTATAGGTAATTGGAAGGATTTTAGGACAGTCTTCTCAAAAAAGTTCTGGGGCATACATTCCTTCATCAAAGGCAAAAAAAGGCTCATATTACCCAATTTATATCTTAATTTAGGTTTTTTGCTGTCTATGATCGATGCTATAGTCTTTGCAATCGTTTCTTTGGAAGTGCCTCGGGAGGACTCACTCTCCATGATTTTGTGCATCTGTTCCCGGTATCTAGAGAACGCAGAATGGGATTCCTTTGGTCTTCCTATAGATAAACCGATGGTTCCAGAGTTTACGTATCCTGGTTCTACATTGGAGATATAGATGTTATATGGGAGTAGTTCAAGACGCAGGGATTCCATATATCCTTCTAAGGCAAATTTACTTGCGTTATAAGCACTTGTAAACGGCAATGAAAGCAAACCACCTAATGAACTCATGTTTATGATTCTCCCTTGTCCCCTTTTTAAAAAATGAGGAATAACGGCTCGCGAAGTATAGACACTTCCATAAAAATTTAAATTTATCTGATCCGTCAATTCTTGGAGGCTATTTTCAATAGATGCTCCGGTTAGGTGATATCCTGCATTATTGATGAGAACATCTATTTTCCCTGAAGTTTCAATTACAGAATGAACAGCTTGTTCACATTCTTTTTGGTTTGTGACGTCCAGGATAATATGCCTTTTGATTTCCTGGTTTGGTTTTGTTCGGGAGGATCCATAAACTATATGCCCTAAACCATCCAAATGTGCATATATGCTTTCGCCGATCCCACGAGAAGTACCAGTGATTAAGATGACCTTTTTTTCCATATCTATCTCCTTTCTTCGATCAGAGACTAATCTTGCTCGAATTTCCTTCATTTGTAGACAGTGGCTACATTTGTCAATAAAAAATGTTGTCTCTGTCTACATTTGAAATGAAAAAATAAGTCCGTTTGGTACGCAGCAAAAGCACTTTTGCTCAAAATTTTAGGTGTTCGTATAATATTTAATCACGGAATGAAAGTTTTTTCCTTCCCCCAACTTTAATGGCAAATAAATCCAATGGTCGAAAAAAGAATCGGTGAAACCTTCTTCTTTAGAAAGAGGAACTTAATGGCAGAAACATACCAACATTCACTTGGAGACGCATCCGCGAGACAGCTGTCCAACACGGTAAAAACTAACGCACAGTATGGTGCAATTACTCCGCGATGGTTGGTACGATTACTCGACTGGAAAGGATTGGAAGCAGGTGTGTTAAGAGTCAACCGCGTAGCCGCAAATACAAACGTAGATGTTCTATGTGGACAAAAAGGGGAACAAGAACTCCCCGAAACATTTGTAAATTATGAAGAAAAACCAAAAGAATACACTTTAAGTTTAATATCCACCGTCCTAGACGTACATACAAGGGTATCCGATTTATACAGTTCACCACACGAGCAGATTGCGGAACAACTTCGTCTGACAATTGAAAGTGTAAAAGAAAAACAAGAGTTAGAGCTCATCAACAATGAGGATTACGGTCTACTTAAAAACGTACCGAAATCACAAAGGTTGAACACCAGAAAAGGGCCACCAACTCCAGATGATTTAGATGATCTCATTGCAAAAGTTTGGAAAGAACCCTCTTTTTTTCTGGCTCACCCGCTTGCGATTGCGGCTTTCGGTAGAGAATGTACACGTAGAGGTGTTCCACCAGCTACTATATCTATGTTTGGTGCTCAGTTTTTAACATGGAGAGGACTTCCAATCATTCCGTCTGACAAACTTTTAGTCAATGGTGAGTCAAATCCAAAGTCAGTCAGTGGACTTTCGAACATATTACTTCTTCGAGTGGGTGAGAAAAAACAAGGTGTTGTAGGTTTGTACCAAACGAATTTACCAGGAGAACAAACACCTGGACTATCTGTACGGTTTATGGGGATCAACCGTTCGGCAATTGGCTCCTATTTAATTTCCCTATATTGTTCGGCGGCAATTTTGACAGATGATGCAATTGCTTCTCTCGACAATGTAGATGTAGGAAATTATTATGAGTACAAGTGATCCATTGCATTTAGATTTATCTAGCCTTGGTAAATCTGGAGAATTGAATTCTCAATTTCCAGATGCTGGT harbors:
- a CDS encoding SDR family oxidoreductase, which gives rise to MEKKVILITGTSRGIGESIYAHLDGLGHIVYGSSRTKPNQEIKRHIILDVTNQKECEQAVHSVIETSGKIDVLINNAGYHLTGASIENSLQELTDQINLNFYGSVYTSRAVIPHFLKRGQGRIINMSSLGGLLSLPFTSAYNASKFALEGYMESLRLELLPYNIYISNVEPGYVNSGTIGLSIGRPKESHSAFSRYREQMHKIMESESSRGTSKETIAKTIASIIDSKKPKLRYKLGNMSLFLPLMKECMPQNFFEKTVLKSFQLPIEVKA
- a CDS encoding family 2A encapsulin nanocompartment shell protein translates to MAETYQHSLGDASARQLSNTVKTNAQYGAITPRWLVRLLDWKGLEAGVLRVNRVAANTNVDVLCGQKGEQELPETFVNYEEKPKEYTLSLISTVLDVHTRVSDLYSSPHEQIAEQLRLTIESVKEKQELELINNEDYGLLKNVPKSQRLNTRKGPPTPDDLDDLIAKVWKEPSFFLAHPLAIAAFGRECTRRGVPPATISMFGAQFLTWRGLPIIPSDKLLVNGESNPKSVSGLSNILLLRVGEKKQGVVGLYQTNLPGEQTPGLSVRFMGINRSAIGSYLISLYCSAAILTDDAIASLDNVDVGNYYEYK